Within the Pseudomonas putida genome, the region AGCAACAAAGGCAGCATGGTAGACTCCTGATCAGTTGATCCCGATTCTAACATGCAACATGCCGCCGAATTTCCTTTGACAGGTGCAGGGGGCATCCCTAGAATGCTGCGCCTATGTTGAATGACCCGATTCCACCTCACGTTGACCCGCGCAAATTAGCCGATCGTGGCGTAACCCTTAACGGTTCGCTGCAACTCGCTGATTTGGAAAGACTCTGCGACCCGCTTTCCGACAATGTCGGTACGGTGCAGGCGAAGTTCGATTTTGAACGAGATGAACAGCACGTAGTGGTTATCCACAGCGAGCTGGATGTCGAAGTCAAAATGGTTTGCCAGCGTTGTCTTGAGCTGGTCACCCTGCCGATTCACAGCGAATGTACTTACGCTGTGGTGAAGGAGGGTGCGAATACCCAGTCGTTGCCGAAAGGCTATGACGTGCTGGAACTGGGCGAAGATCCTTTGGATCTGCAGGCCTTGATCGAGGAGGAGCTTCTGCTCGCCTTGCCCATCGTGCCTGCTCATCATCCGGAAGAATGCCAGCAGCCGGCGGGCGCAGACGAGCCCGAATCGAGCAAGGACGAGGTATCGCGGTCCAACCCGTTCAGTGTTTTGGCGCAGTTAAAGCGTGACCCAAACGTTTAGGAGTTAATCAATTATGGCTGTTCAGCAGAACAAAAAATCCCGCTCTGCCCGTGACATGCGCCGTTCGCACGACGCTCTGTCGGAAAACGCGCTGTCGGTAGAGAAAACCACCGGTGAAGTACACCTGCGTCACCACGTATCGCCAGAAGGCGTATACCGTGGTCGTAAAGTGATCGACAAGGGCGCTGACGAGTAATCCTTGTCTGCTCAGGTCATCGCGATCGACGCAATGGGCGGGGACTTCGGTCCCCGCAGCATTGTCCAGGCTAGCATTGCCTGCCTTTCGGCTACCCCCTCGCTGCACTTGACCCTCGTCGGTCAACCCTCCCTCCTAGAAGATCTTGTCACTGGCCTTGCGGCTGCGGATCGCGCGCGCCTGCAGATTGTCGCTGCCAGTGAGGTGATCGGTATGGACGAGCGGCCATCCCAGGCGTTGCGCGGCAAGCCGGATTCGTCGATGCGCATCGCCCTCGAACGGGTGCGTGATGGCAAGGCCCAGGCCTGCGTCAGTGCCGGCAATACTGGCGCGCTGATGGCGCTGTCGCGCATGGTGCTCAAGACGCTGCCGGGTATCGACCGGCCGGCCATGGTTGCGGCTATCCCGACCCAGGCCGGCTACTGTCAGCTGCTCGATCTGGGTGCCAACGTCGACTGCAGTGCCGAGAACCTCTACCAGTTTGCCGTAATGGGCTCGGTGGCCGCGCAGGCCTTGGGTGTGCAGCGCCCGCGCGTGGCACTGTTGAACATCGGTACCGAGGACATCAAGGGCAATCAGCAGGTCAAGCTGGCTGCCACGTTGTTGCAGAACGCACGCGGCCTGAATTATGTCGGCTTCGTCGAGGGTGATGGCCTTTATCGCGGGGAGGCGGATGTGGTGGTGTGCGACGGCTTTGTCGGCAATATCCTGCTCAAATCCAGCGAGGGCCTGGCGACGATGATCGCTGCGCGCATCGAAAAGCTGTTCAAGGGTGGCCCGTTGTCGCGTGTTGCCGGGGCCGTCGCGATGCCGCTGCTCAAGCGTCTGCAGGCCGACCTGGCGCCGGCGCGGCACAATGGGGCAAGTTTTCTGGGGCTGCAGGGTATCGTCATCAAGAGCCATGGCTCGGCTGGCGTGCAGGGCTTTCAAAGCGCCATCCAGCGTGCCTTGATCGAGATTCAGGAAAACCTGCCGCAGCGCCTGCACGGGCGCCTCGAAGACCTCTTGCCTTAGGCATTTCGCCGATGAAGTGCTTAAATGTGACCGCTTGGTCCGCGTTTCCATCCAAGTTTTCAGTTTCCGCGTCTAGCCTTGGGCTCGGCGCACCCTATCCGACGACAAGATCATAAGGGCTTGTTCAATGTCTGCATCCCTCGCATTCGTCTTCCCCGGTCAAGGTTCCCAGTCGCTGGGCATGCTCAAAGAACTGGGCGCCGAAAAGCCGGTGATCGTTGAGACCTTCAAGGAAGCCTCCGAGGCCCTGGGTTACGACCTGTGGGAACTGGTCCAGGAAGGCCCGGAAGAGCAACTCAACCAAACCGACAAGACCCAGCCGGCCATCCTCACGGCCTCCATCGCCCTGTGGCGCCTGTGGCTGGAGGAGGGTGGCGCGCAGCCGGCCTTCGTGTCGGGCCACAGCCTGGGCGAATACAGCGCTCTGGTCGCTGCTGGAAGCCTGTCGCTCAAAGATGCCGTCAGGCTGGTCAAGCGCCGCGGCGAACTGATGCAAGAAGCCGTGCCGGCCGGTCATGGCGCCATGGCCGCCATCCTTGGCCTGGGCGATGATGATGTGAAGGCCATTTGCGCCGAAGCCGCCGAAGATGAAGTGGTCAGCGCAGTCAACTTCAACTCGCCGGGCCAGGTCGTCATCGCCGGTAACGTCGCCGCGGTCAATCGCGCCATCGAGCTGTGCAAAGCCAAGGGCGCCAAGCGTGCCTTGCCGCTGCCGGTGAGCGTGCCATCGCACTGCGCCCTGATGAAGCCGGCTGCTGAGCGTTTCGCCGAGCACGTCAATGCCGTCGAATGGAAGGCGCCGCAGATTCCGGTAGTGCAGAACGTGACTGCCGCGGTCGCCGTCAACCTCGATACCCTCAAGCAGGACCTGTTGGCGCAGCTGTATCAGCCGGTTCGCTGGGTTGAATGCGTGCAGACCCTCGCCGCCAACGGTGCGGTCAACCTGGTCGAGTGTGGTCCGGGCAAGGTGCTGGCTGGCCTGAACAAGCGTTGCGCCGATGGTGTGACCACCTACAACCTCAACACCCCCGACGCCGTCGCCGCCACCCGTGCGGCATTGGCCTGAATTTGGAGAAGCTTGCATGAGCCTGCAAGGTAAAGTTGCACTGGTTACCGGCGCCAGCCGGGGTATCGGCCAGGCCATCGCCCTCGAGCTGGGCCGCCAGGGCGCGACCGTGATCGGTACCGCCACTTCGGCTTCCGGTGCCGAGCGCATCGCTGCCACCCTCAAAGAGCACGGTATCACCGGTACCGGCATGGAGCTGAACGTCACCAGCGCCGAGTCCGTGGACGCGGTGCTGGGTGCTATCGGCGAGCAGTTCGGTGCCCCGGCCATTCTTGTCAACAACGCGGGCATCACCCGCGACAACCTCATGCTGCGCATGAAGGACGACGAGTGGTTCGACGTGATCGACACCAACCTCAACAGCCTCTACCGTTTGTCCAAGGGCGTGCTGCGTGGCATGACCAAGGCGCGTTGGGGTCGTATCATCAGCATCGGCTCGGTCGTCGGTGCCATGGGCAACGCTGGCCAGGCCAACTATGCGGCCGCCAAGGCCGGCCTCGAAGGCTTCAGCCGCGCCCTGGCGCGTGAAGTCGGCTCGCGCGGTATCACCGTCAACTCGGTGACCCCAGGCTTCATCGATACCGACATGACCCGCGAACTGCCAGAAGCGCAGCGCGAAGCCCTGCAGACCCAGATTCCGCTGGGCCGCCTGGGCCAGGCCGAGGAAATCGCCAAGGTGGTTTCCTTCCTGGCATCCGACGGCGCAGCCTATGTCACCGGCGCTACCGTGCCGGTGAATGGCGGGATGTACATGTAACACTGCAACTCAATGTGACGGATTGCTAAAAAAAAGAGTCATACTCCCAGCCTAAAATCCGTTATAAAGCTGCAACCAGATTCCAGGCAGTGGGTTCGGTGACTGAGCGACAGTGCGTTGCGCTTGAAAAGCGAACGCCTTTCTATAAAATTGGTCACCGGCCAGCTGCCTGACATATATCCACTAGGAGTGAAAACTAGGTATGAGCACCATCGAAGAACGCGTCAAGAAAATCGTCGCCGAGCAACTGGGCGTCAAGGAAGAGGAAGTGACCAACGAGAAGTCCTTCGTCGATGACCTGGGTGCCGATTCGCTTGACACCGTTGAGCTGGTGATGGCTCTGGAAGAGGAATTCGAGACCGAAATCCCTGACGAAGAAGCCGAGAAGATCACTACCGTTCAAGCTGCCATCGACTACGTCAACGCCCACCAGGCTTAAGACGCTGTAGTCGACGCTTCTTGTCGAGAAGAACCGCACTGCCTTTGCCGGCGTGCGGTTTTTTCTTTGCGAAGGCCCTGCAATGATCCGCGGGCTTCGAGAGCCTGTTGCCATTTCATTCCATTGCCTTGAATGCAATGGCAAGAGACTCTGTTATTAGAAAAGGAGAGTACTGTGTCGCGTAGACGCGTCGTGGTCACTGGTATGGGTATGCTGTCGCCACTGGGTACGGATGTACCGAGCACCTGGCAGGGCATTCTGGCTGGCCGCAGTGGCATCGGTCCGATCGAGCATACGGACCTTTCTGCCTACTCCACCCGTTTTGGCGGCTCGGTGAAGGGCTTCGAGGTCGAGCAGTACCTGTCGGCCAAGGAAGCTCGCAAGCTTGACTTGTTCATCCAGTACGGCCTGGCGGCCGGTTTCCAGGCGGTACGCAATGCCGGCCTGGAAGTCACCGACGCCAACCGCGAGCGCATTGGCGTGGCCATGGGCTCCGGGATCGGCGGCCTGACCAACATCGAAGAAACCAGCCGGACCTTGCACGGTCAAGGCCCGCGCCGTATCTCGCCGTTCTTCGTGCCAGGCTCGATCATCAACATGATCTCCGGCTTCCTGTCGATCCACCTGGGGTTGCAGGGCCCGAATTATGCCATTGCCACGGCCTGTACCACGGGCACCCACTGCATCGGCATGGCTGCCCGCAACATCGCCTACGGTGAAGCCGACGTGATGATCGCCGGTGGCGCCGAAATGGCCGCTTGCGGCTTGGGCATGGGCGGCTTTGGTGCCTCGCGCGCGCTGTCGACCCGCAACGATGAGCCGGCCCGTGCCAGCCGTCCGTGGGACAAGGGGCGGGACGGCTTCGTGCTCTCCGACGGCGCCGGTGCACTGGTACTCGAAGAGCTCGAGCACGCCCAGGCCCGTGGTGCGACCATTTATGCCGAGCTGGTCGGTTTCGGCATGAGCGGCGACGCTTACCACATGACGTCGCCGCCCGACAGTGGCGAAGGCGCGGCGCGCTGCATGGCCAACGCATTGCGCGATGCTGGCATCCAGCCGTCTGAGGTCAGCTACATCAACGCCCATGGCACTTCGACTCCGGCTGGCGACGTCGCTGAGGTCGCGGCCATCAAGCGGGTGTTCGGCGAGCATGCCTACAAGCTGGCTGTGAGCTCGACCAAGTCGATGACCGGCCACCTGCTGGGGGCTGCGGGCGCTGTAGAGGCGATCTTCAGCGTGCTGGCAATCAACAGCCAGATGGCACCGCCGACCATCAACCTCGATGAGCCGGACGAAGGCTGCGACCTCGACTTCGTGCCTCATCAGGCGCGCAGCATGCCGATCGACGTCGTGCTGTCCAACTCGTTCGGCTTTGGTGGCACCAACGGCTCGCTGGTGTTCCGCCGGTTCGCCGGCTGATGCACAGCTGGATCGACGGCCAGCCTGCGACTGCGGTCAACCTGCAGAACCGTGGCCTGGCCTACGGCGATGGCCTGTTCGAGACCATCGCCGTGCGCAGCGGCCGTCCCAGCATGCTGGACGGCCACCTGGCACGCCTGGCCCTGGGCTGCCAGCGTTTGGCAATCGATGCCGACCTGGCGCTGGTGCGCGATGAAATCCTGCGTTATGCCACCCAACTGGGCGATGGTGTCGCCAAGCTGATCCTCACCCGGGGCGACAGCCAGCGTGGCTATGCGCCGATGGCAGGTGTTGCGCCGCGGCGCATCCTGCTGGGCGGCCCCTTGCCCAGCTACCCTGGCGAACATGCCGAGCACGGTGTGCGTCTTTTTCCTTGCCAGACCCGGCTTGGGGAACAACCGTTACTGGCGGGCCTCAAACATCTCAACCGTCTGGAGCAGGTGCTGGCCCGTGCCGAGTGGCAGGACAGCGAGCATGCCGAAGGCTTGATGTGTGATGGGCAAGGCAGGCTGGTCGAAGGTGTTTACAGCAATCTTTTCCTGGTGCGCGGCGGCGTGTTGCTAACCGCTGAACTCAGCCGTTGCGGCGTGGCCGGCGTGATGCGCGGTGCATTGCTGGAGCACGCGCAGGCGCAGGCCATCCCGCTGCAAGTGCGGGACCTGGCGTTCGATGAGCTTGCGCTGGCCGATGAAGTATTTATCTGCAACAGCGTTTATGGGGTCTGGCCTGTGCGGGCTTTTGCTGCACTGAACTGGTCGCCGGGCCCACTCACCCGTAAACTGCAGGCCTTTGCCCGTACGTTACTGGATACCTGAATTCGTGAGACGCAAAATCCTGCTGCTGCTGGAAATGGGCTTGATCCTGGCCGGCCTGGCATTGGGCTGGTCTGCCTGGAAGGTCAACTCGGTGCTGGAGCAGCCCCTGCGCGTGACGCAGGAGCAGCTGCTCGACGTGCCCAGTGGCACCAACCCCAATCGCATGTTCTACCGCATGGAAGGCGAGGGGTTGCTCGATGACGCCTTCTGGTTGCGCCTGTACTGGCGCTTCAACATGGCCGGTACGCCCCTGAAAACCGGCGAGTATCGCATCACGCCGGGCATGACCGTCGAAGATTTGTTCGATGCCTGGCGCCGTGCCGATGTGGTGCAGTACAACCTGACGCTGGTGGAGGGTTGGACGTTCCGCCAGGTGCGTTCGGCGATCGCCAGGCATGAGAAAATCAAGCACACCCTGGAAGGGCTTTCCGACGCCGAGGTCATGGACAAGCTTGGCCATACCGGCGTGTTCCCGGAAGGCCGGTTCTTCCCAGATACCTACCGTTTCGTGCGAGGCATGAGTGACGTCGAGCTATTGCAGCAGGCCTATATGCGGCTGGATGAAGTGCTGGCCCAGGAGTGGGCCGAACGCGCCACCGACCTGCCTTATCGTGACCCGTACCAGGCGTTGATCATGGCTTCGCTGGTGGAGAAGGAAACCGGCATCCCCCAGGAGCGCGGGCAGATTGCCGGGGTGTTCGTTCGTCGCCTGCGGCTGGGCATGATGCTGCAGACAGACCCTACTGTCATTTACGGCATGGGCGAACGCTACAACGGCAGAATCACCCGCGCCGACTTGCGTGAGCCCACGCCTTACAACACCTACACCATCGCTGGGCTGCCGCCCACGCCGATCGCCATGGTCGGGCGGGAGGCGATTCACGCGGCGCTGCATCCAGCCGATGGCACCAGCCTGTACTTCGTCGCCCGGGGTGATGGCAGCCATGTGTTCTCCGACGATCTGGACGATCATAACTCGGCAGTGCGCGAGTATCAGCTCAAGCGGCGCGCGGATTACCGGTCAAGCCCTGCTCCCCAGGCTCAGCCGGATGCCCAGGGTGTACCTGCCCAAGCATCGCCAGAGTCGGACGAGCCCTCTGCACAGGACCCGGCACCGGCCAGCGACCCCGCTCCGGCCGACGCCCCTGCAGCTGACGAACAACATTAAGGACTGCCTGTGAGCGGCTTGTTTATTACCCTGGAAGGCCCCGAAGGCGCGGGCAAAAGTACCAACCGTGATTACCTGGCGGCACGCCTGCGAGAGCAGGGGCTGGATGTGGTGCTGACCCGCGAGCCTGGCGGTACGCCGCTGGCTGAAAAGGTGCGCGAACTGCTGTTGGCACCCAGTGATGAGGTGATGGCTGCCGATACCGAGCTGCTGTTGGTGTTCGCCGCGCGCGCCCAGCATCTGGCGCAGGTGATCCGCCCGGCGCTGGACCGCGGCGCCGTGGTGCTGTGTGATCGTTTCACCGACGCTACCTACGCCTACCAAGGCGGTGGCCGCGGCCTTTCGGTGGAGCGGATCGCCTTGCTGGAGCAGTTTGTCCAAGGCCAGTTGCGCCCCGACCTGACGCTGGTTTTCGACCTGCCGGTGGAAGTCGGGTTGGCCCGTGCCGCCGCCCGTGGGCGGCTGGATCGTTTCGAGCAGGAGGGGCAGGCCTTCTTCGAGGCCGTGCGCCAGGCTTACCTGCAGCGCGCGCAACGCGAGCCGCAGCGCTACGATCTGCTGGACGCGGCGCAGCCGCTGGAAGCCGTGCAGCGCGCCATAGACGCGCTGTTGCCGGGCATCCTGGAGCGTTGCCGTGGCTGAAGCCTACCCTTGGCAGCAGGCGCTGTGGCAGCAGTTGGCCGGGCGTGCGCTGCACGCCCACGCCTACCTGCTGCACGGGCCGCAAGGTATCGGCAAGCGCGCCTTGGCCGAGCGCCTGATGGCCCGCTTGTTGTGCCAGCAGCCACAAGGGCTCGATGCCTGTGGGCAGTGCAAGTCCTGCTTGCTGCTCAAGGCGGGCAGCCATCCAGACAACTTTGTGCTGGAGCCGGAAGAGGCTGACAAGCCGATCAAGGTCGATCAGGTGCGCGAGCTGGTGTCCTTCGTCGTGCAGACCGCGCAGCTGGGTGGGCGCAAGGTCATCCTGATCGAGCCGGTCGAGGCGATGAACGTCAATGCTTCCAACGCCCTGCTCAAAAGCCTGGAAGAGCCCTCCGGCGACACCGTGCTGCTACTGGTCAGCCACCAGCCCAGCCGCCTGTTGCCGACCATCAAGAGCCGCTGCCAGCAAGTCAGCTGCCCACAGCCGAGCCTTGCCCAGAGCCAGGCCTGGCTGGCCACCGCGCTGGCCGACAGTGACGAGGCCGAGCGTGACGAGCTGCTGACCCTCGCTGCCGGCTCGCCGTTGATGGCGGTGAACCTGCAGGCCCAAGGGGTGCGCGAGCAGCGTGCGCTGGTGACCGATGGCGTGAAAAAGCTGCTCAAGCAGCAACAATCACCCACTCAGCTGGCCGAGGCCTGGAGTGGTGTGCCCCTGCTGTTGCTGTTCGATTGGTTCTTTGACTGGTCGCACCTGGTCTTGCGTTATCAATTGACCCAGGACGAGGAGGGGCTAGGCTTGGCCGATATGCGCAAGGTTGTGCAATACCTTGCGCAGAAGAGCCGGCAGGCCAAGGTGCTCGAGGTGCAGGCGTGGATCCTCGAACAGCGCCAGAAGGTGCTGGGCAAGGCCAACCTCAACCGCGTGCTGCTGCTGGAAGCCTTGCTGGCCCACTGGGTGCAGTTGCCTGGTTCCCGCTGATTCTTCAATTTTTCATGTGTGACGTCTCCCATGCTCGTAGATTCTCATTGTCACCTCGACCGTCTTGACCTCAGTGCCCATCAGGGCTCTCTCGATGCCGCCCTGCAGGCGGCCCGCGAGCGCGGGGTCGGGCATTTTCTGTGTATCGGTGTCAGTGCCGAAAATGCCGGTGCAGTGAAGGCG harbors:
- a CDS encoding YceD family protein; translated protein: MLNDPIPPHVDPRKLADRGVTLNGSLQLADLERLCDPLSDNVGTVQAKFDFERDEQHVVVIHSELDVEVKMVCQRCLELVTLPIHSECTYAVVKEGANTQSLPKGYDVLELGEDPLDLQALIEEELLLALPIVPAHHPEECQQPAGADEPESSKDEVSRSNPFSVLAQLKRDPNV
- the rpmF gene encoding 50S ribosomal protein L32, with amino-acid sequence MAVQQNKKSRSARDMRRSHDALSENALSVEKTTGEVHLRHHVSPEGVYRGRKVIDKGADE
- the plsX gene encoding phosphate acyltransferase PlsX is translated as MSAQVIAIDAMGGDFGPRSIVQASIACLSATPSLHLTLVGQPSLLEDLVTGLAAADRARLQIVAASEVIGMDERPSQALRGKPDSSMRIALERVRDGKAQACVSAGNTGALMALSRMVLKTLPGIDRPAMVAAIPTQAGYCQLLDLGANVDCSAENLYQFAVMGSVAAQALGVQRPRVALLNIGTEDIKGNQQVKLAATLLQNARGLNYVGFVEGDGLYRGEADVVVCDGFVGNILLKSSEGLATMIAARIEKLFKGGPLSRVAGAVAMPLLKRLQADLAPARHNGASFLGLQGIVIKSHGSAGVQGFQSAIQRALIEIQENLPQRLHGRLEDLLP
- the fabD gene encoding ACP S-malonyltransferase, with the translated sequence MSASLAFVFPGQGSQSLGMLKELGAEKPVIVETFKEASEALGYDLWELVQEGPEEQLNQTDKTQPAILTASIALWRLWLEEGGAQPAFVSGHSLGEYSALVAAGSLSLKDAVRLVKRRGELMQEAVPAGHGAMAAILGLGDDDVKAICAEAAEDEVVSAVNFNSPGQVVIAGNVAAVNRAIELCKAKGAKRALPLPVSVPSHCALMKPAAERFAEHVNAVEWKAPQIPVVQNVTAAVAVNLDTLKQDLLAQLYQPVRWVECVQTLAANGAVNLVECGPGKVLAGLNKRCADGVTTYNLNTPDAVAATRAALA
- the fabG gene encoding 3-oxoacyl-ACP reductase FabG codes for the protein MSLQGKVALVTGASRGIGQAIALELGRQGATVIGTATSASGAERIAATLKEHGITGTGMELNVTSAESVDAVLGAIGEQFGAPAILVNNAGITRDNLMLRMKDDEWFDVIDTNLNSLYRLSKGVLRGMTKARWGRIISIGSVVGAMGNAGQANYAAAKAGLEGFSRALAREVGSRGITVNSVTPGFIDTDMTRELPEAQREALQTQIPLGRLGQAEEIAKVVSFLASDGAAYVTGATVPVNGGMYM
- the acpP gene encoding acyl carrier protein, with product MSTIEERVKKIVAEQLGVKEEEVTNEKSFVDDLGADSLDTVELVMALEEEFETEIPDEEAEKITTVQAAIDYVNAHQA
- the fabF gene encoding beta-ketoacyl-ACP synthase II yields the protein MSRRRVVVTGMGMLSPLGTDVPSTWQGILAGRSGIGPIEHTDLSAYSTRFGGSVKGFEVEQYLSAKEARKLDLFIQYGLAAGFQAVRNAGLEVTDANRERIGVAMGSGIGGLTNIEETSRTLHGQGPRRISPFFVPGSIINMISGFLSIHLGLQGPNYAIATACTTGTHCIGMAARNIAYGEADVMIAGGAEMAACGLGMGGFGASRALSTRNDEPARASRPWDKGRDGFVLSDGAGALVLEELEHAQARGATIYAELVGFGMSGDAYHMTSPPDSGEGAARCMANALRDAGIQPSEVSYINAHGTSTPAGDVAEVAAIKRVFGEHAYKLAVSSTKSMTGHLLGAAGAVEAIFSVLAINSQMAPPTINLDEPDEGCDLDFVPHQARSMPIDVVLSNSFGFGGTNGSLVFRRFAG
- the pabC gene encoding aminodeoxychorismate lyase, which encodes MHSWIDGQPATAVNLQNRGLAYGDGLFETIAVRSGRPSMLDGHLARLALGCQRLAIDADLALVRDEILRYATQLGDGVAKLILTRGDSQRGYAPMAGVAPRRILLGGPLPSYPGEHAEHGVRLFPCQTRLGEQPLLAGLKHLNRLEQVLARAEWQDSEHAEGLMCDGQGRLVEGVYSNLFLVRGGVLLTAELSRCGVAGVMRGALLEHAQAQAIPLQVRDLAFDELALADEVFICNSVYGVWPVRAFAALNWSPGPLTRKLQAFARTLLDT
- the mltG gene encoding endolytic transglycosylase MltG gives rise to the protein MRRKILLLLEMGLILAGLALGWSAWKVNSVLEQPLRVTQEQLLDVPSGTNPNRMFYRMEGEGLLDDAFWLRLYWRFNMAGTPLKTGEYRITPGMTVEDLFDAWRRADVVQYNLTLVEGWTFRQVRSAIARHEKIKHTLEGLSDAEVMDKLGHTGVFPEGRFFPDTYRFVRGMSDVELLQQAYMRLDEVLAQEWAERATDLPYRDPYQALIMASLVEKETGIPQERGQIAGVFVRRLRLGMMLQTDPTVIYGMGERYNGRITRADLREPTPYNTYTIAGLPPTPIAMVGREAIHAALHPADGTSLYFVARGDGSHVFSDDLDDHNSAVREYQLKRRADYRSSPAPQAQPDAQGVPAQASPESDEPSAQDPAPASDPAPADAPAADEQH
- the tmk gene encoding dTMP kinase, with amino-acid sequence MSGLFITLEGPEGAGKSTNRDYLAARLREQGLDVVLTREPGGTPLAEKVRELLLAPSDEVMAADTELLLVFAARAQHLAQVIRPALDRGAVVLCDRFTDATYAYQGGGRGLSVERIALLEQFVQGQLRPDLTLVFDLPVEVGLARAAARGRLDRFEQEGQAFFEAVRQAYLQRAQREPQRYDLLDAAQPLEAVQRAIDALLPGILERCRG
- a CDS encoding DNA polymerase III subunit delta', translating into MAEAYPWQQALWQQLAGRALHAHAYLLHGPQGIGKRALAERLMARLLCQQPQGLDACGQCKSCLLLKAGSHPDNFVLEPEEADKPIKVDQVRELVSFVVQTAQLGGRKVILIEPVEAMNVNASNALLKSLEEPSGDTVLLLVSHQPSRLLPTIKSRCQQVSCPQPSLAQSQAWLATALADSDEAERDELLTLAAGSPLMAVNLQAQGVREQRALVTDGVKKLLKQQQSPTQLAEAWSGVPLLLLFDWFFDWSHLVLRYQLTQDEEGLGLADMRKVVQYLAQKSRQAKVLEVQAWILEQRQKVLGKANLNRVLLLEALLAHWVQLPGSR